A stretch of the Bacteroidales bacterium genome encodes the following:
- a CDS encoding MFS transporter, with protein MNEQKEGRVKHVLAEDRIPFPQLAAYGAGGIIPIALFNIAGILVGLMGNISLGLSAFWLGVILIIPRLWDAVSDPIIGHMSDNTRTRWGRRRPYLLIGGILVAFFFVVIWWIPKGDMVRVWFPSEAGFQAFQLVYILVALLLFYTACTIFEIPHGALGMEMTTDQHERTRLFSAKSFVGNLFAMSTPWLFALASLEIFRGPGGNEADGMRYVSILIAAILIPLSFWWFFTLREPGFKRVKKQAKTPFWKDVKHTASNRNFIMLTLTIFTLAMGFNFVNLLGSYIPIFYIFGGDKVAGAYLLGINGTIWAITGVLAVFPLNWISPKLGKRKTLSIAILLMCLAQLSKIFAYNPQYPYLIIIPTVLLSAGMLFFFTLGSSMVGDICDEDDLKTGTRTEGSYYSIFWWFIKMGTALASFVAGALIVFTMFDETQVTRVDSLQGSIREMQVKVQDWGSAQSLMGTNTELIEKAKIQTAEALAESQTYAIYLEKELLRQPEMSGKKIATYESQKKDMLANILTATNSNMNELEQLQSRLQNITLPADEVLAKSITEEAITLTLQTRLNKARMNSFELMLHLEARAMKTKKSEEHYQELMENMLGVNNRLANLNTALPLEKLDQELSVVEDEIVELTQQSPYTLFMMRAVEIGLPLLLSIFSVFFLLRYSLTEKRSSEIKALLKQRNKERRDEEDNANGTIMA; from the coding sequence ATGAACGAACAGAAAGAAGGCAGAGTAAAGCATGTTTTAGCAGAAGATAGAATCCCTTTCCCACAACTGGCAGCTTATGGTGCAGGCGGAATCATTCCCATTGCCCTCTTTAACATAGCCGGGATACTCGTTGGTTTGATGGGCAATATTAGTTTGGGGCTCAGCGCTTTCTGGCTGGGAGTTATTTTAATCATACCCCGTTTGTGGGATGCAGTTTCCGATCCCATTATCGGCCATATGTCAGACAATACCCGTACTCGCTGGGGACGTCGTCGACCATATTTGCTGATAGGCGGAATCCTGGTAGCATTCTTTTTTGTTGTAATCTGGTGGATTCCCAAAGGTGATATGGTGAGGGTTTGGTTCCCGTCAGAGGCGGGCTTCCAGGCTTTCCAACTTGTTTACATCTTGGTCGCGCTCCTGCTGTTTTATACTGCCTGCACCATTTTTGAGATCCCACACGGCGCACTTGGTATGGAGATGACCACCGACCAACATGAGCGCACCCGGCTTTTCAGTGCCAAAAGCTTTGTCGGTAATCTTTTTGCAATGAGTACACCCTGGCTCTTTGCCCTGGCAAGCCTGGAAATTTTTAGAGGACCCGGAGGCAATGAGGCTGATGGCATGCGCTATGTTTCCATACTTATCGCAGCCATCCTGATCCCACTCTCGTTCTGGTGGTTCTTTACATTGCGTGAACCAGGATTCAAACGTGTGAAGAAACAGGCGAAGACGCCTTTCTGGAAAGATGTAAAACACACCGCCAGCAACAGGAATTTTATCATGCTGACGTTAACGATCTTTACCTTGGCCATGGGATTTAATTTCGTGAACCTGCTGGGGTCGTACATTCCTATTTTTTACATTTTCGGAGGAGATAAAGTTGCAGGGGCATATTTGCTTGGAATAAATGGCACTATCTGGGCCATCACAGGGGTGCTGGCTGTATTCCCCCTTAACTGGATCAGTCCGAAACTGGGTAAACGAAAAACCCTCTCAATTGCAATTTTACTCATGTGCCTCGCGCAACTCTCCAAAATCTTCGCCTATAACCCTCAATATCCTTACCTGATTATTATTCCCACAGTTTTACTTTCAGCCGGGATGCTGTTTTTCTTTACCCTGGGTTCTTCAATGGTGGGCGATATTTGCGACGAAGATGACCTGAAAACGGGTACACGCACCGAAGGCAGTTATTATTCTATTTTCTGGTGGTTTATTAAAATGGGAACCGCTTTGGCCAGCTTTGTTGCCGGAGCGCTAATCGTATTTACAATGTTCGACGAAACCCAGGTTACCAGGGTTGACAGCCTGCAGGGGAGCATCAGGGAAATGCAGGTCAAGGTGCAGGATTGGGGAAGCGCTCAATCACTCATGGGAACCAATACTGAGCTGATTGAAAAAGCAAAAATACAGACTGCGGAAGCGTTGGCAGAATCACAAACATATGCAATTTATCTTGAGAAGGAATTGCTGAGACAGCCTGAAATGTCGGGTAAAAAAATAGCTACCTACGAAAGCCAGAAAAAAGACATGTTGGCAAACATCCTTACAGCCACCAACTCCAACATGAATGAGTTGGAACAATTACAGTCGCGTTTACAAAACATAACATTACCGGCTGATGAAGTTCTTGCCAAATCAATTACAGAAGAGGCAATCACCCTTACATTGCAAACCAGGCTTAACAAAGCAAGAATGAATTCATTTGAGCTAATGCTGCACCTTGAAGCCAGGGCAATGAAAACAAAAAAGAGCGAAGAACACTATCAGGAACTGATGGAAAACATGCTGGGCGTAAATAACCGGCTTGCCAATCTGAACACTGCATTGCCACTCGAAAAGCTTGATCAGGAGCTAAGCGTTGTTGAAGACGAAATTGTAGAACTCACACAGCAATCGCCATATACCTTGTTTATGATGCGCGCGGTAGAAATAGGGCTGCCATTGCTGTTGAGTATCTTTTCTGTTTTCTTTTTACTGCGTTACTCGCTAACTGAAAAACGATCCAGCGAAATTAAGGCACTTCTCAAGCAAAGAAACAAGGAAAGACGGGATGAGGAGGACAATGCCAATGGAACAATTATGGCTTAA
- a CDS encoding beta-galactosidase: protein MNFSIKENNFYLDNKKVFLNSGEIHYFRVKRELWNTHLEAAKEAGLAAVSSYVPWAWHEPDEGVFDFDGTTLPERDLKGWLKLCKDFGLTCILKPGPYILAEFRGAGLPYWFLNKYGEALRMHNSRGEAVPSDGVSLFHPGYIESVTHWYNHIMPFIREHEISNGGPVIMMQICNEIGLFSWLAHQADYSEDIRQRFIKYLESRFANIEKVNSLWGTNFNDFEHIALPPDGKLPYESKGDRSRDYEWHSFWRMYYAEYLKMLAQMARVHGVTVPFYHNLPGWIYGHGYEFPVNITMYEELYREKSDIIFGVDHIPEFMSHCNMHDDRIINDITIAMQGNKPLFAAEFQSGSREYHVVTNPREMELFYKASIANGLTGWNYYMFSQGRNPEKMGYSGDTFYWFTPLTAEGERTSAFSLVQRMSKLIKTNESLILEAKRQSEICVLFYPPYYATELERPEEGASGLKFSYSAIRRPAYFDGLLKALQVLNVDYDMLDLTKTTAAELNKYKQVWAFCTDEMNSGDQQTMINYVAAGGNLVIFPNLPNREMSQKPCAIIRDALSVKPLGVETIDSPLIDVFSLSDIKCANPQIVYPEETFTSDEVIARTLKGSVCGFSKSHKKGRIIHLGTWIGFDTEGHKPIYEALLETSGARLRKASSDNDFITVRQRFTDENSAMLFVGNYYNEEQTGTVTYTHPGSHETITIPFSGKATLWPALYAVLTPICMQMGEGLTILHSTSGILAIETKESITEITVFGDRDLAGEIVFEGENLAQINSITIDDEPVKMLSSGKRIVVNYPHKHREEFVIRLNF, encoded by the coding sequence ATGAATTTTAGTATTAAGGAAAATAACTTTTACCTGGATAATAAAAAGGTCTTTCTCAATTCAGGTGAGATCCATTATTTCAGGGTTAAGCGTGAGTTATGGAACACTCACCTTGAAGCAGCAAAAGAAGCCGGGCTCGCAGCGGTAAGTTCTTACGTGCCCTGGGCCTGGCATGAGCCTGATGAGGGCGTATTTGATTTTGATGGAACCACATTGCCTGAACGCGATCTCAAAGGCTGGCTGAAATTATGCAAGGATTTTGGTCTGACCTGCATTTTGAAACCCGGCCCTTATATACTTGCCGAATTCCGCGGCGCCGGTCTTCCATATTGGTTCCTGAACAAATATGGAGAAGCGTTGAGAATGCATAACAGCAGGGGAGAAGCAGTTCCGAGCGATGGTGTAAGCCTGTTCCACCCTGGATATATCGAAAGTGTTACCCATTGGTATAATCATATTATGCCTTTTATTCGGGAGCATGAAATCTCAAATGGCGGGCCGGTGATCATGATGCAGATTTGCAATGAAATTGGTTTGTTCTCATGGCTCGCACATCAGGCTGATTACAGTGAGGATATCAGGCAGCGGTTTATAAAATACCTTGAAAGCAGGTTTGCCAACATTGAAAAAGTGAATTCATTGTGGGGAACCAATTTCAATGATTTTGAGCATATTGCTTTACCACCCGATGGCAAACTTCCGTACGAATCAAAAGGAGATCGCAGCCGTGATTACGAATGGCATTCCTTCTGGCGCATGTATTACGCTGAATACCTCAAAATGCTTGCGCAGATGGCCAGGGTACATGGCGTTACGGTTCCTTTTTATCACAACCTGCCGGGCTGGATTTACGGGCATGGATATGAGTTTCCGGTGAATATTACAATGTATGAGGAATTGTACAGGGAAAAGAGCGATATCATTTTCGGGGTTGATCATATTCCTGAGTTCATGTCGCACTGCAACATGCACGACGACCGGATTATTAATGATATAACCATTGCAATGCAGGGAAACAAACCATTGTTTGCTGCGGAATTTCAGAGCGGTTCACGCGAATACCATGTGGTTACGAACCCACGTGAAATGGAACTTTTTTACAAAGCCAGCATTGCCAATGGACTGACCGGCTGGAATTACTACATGTTCTCACAGGGGCGCAACCCGGAGAAAATGGGCTACTCAGGCGATACATTTTATTGGTTCACACCATTGACTGCCGAAGGGGAGCGTACAAGCGCGTTTTCATTGGTTCAGCGAATGAGCAAACTCATCAAAACAAATGAAAGCCTCATTCTCGAAGCAAAACGTCAATCCGAAATATGTGTGTTGTTCTACCCTCCCTATTATGCTACAGAACTGGAAAGGCCTGAAGAAGGAGCATCCGGACTAAAGTTTTCTTATTCTGCCATTCGCAGGCCTGCATATTTTGATGGTTTGCTGAAAGCACTGCAGGTTCTGAATGTAGATTATGACATGCTTGACCTGACGAAAACTACTGCTGCTGAGTTAAATAAATACAAACAGGTTTGGGCATTTTGCACCGATGAAATGAATTCAGGGGATCAGCAAACCATGATTAACTATGTTGCCGCAGGTGGAAATTTGGTAATCTTCCCGAACCTGCCCAACCGGGAAATGTCACAAAAACCCTGCGCAATTATCCGGGATGCATTGTCAGTTAAACCCTTAGGAGTCGAAACCATTGATTCGCCTCTTATTGATGTTTTTAGTTTAAGCGATATCAAATGTGCGAACCCGCAAATCGTTTATCCCGAAGAAACATTTACGTCTGATGAAGTAATTGCCCGAACACTGAAGGGCAGTGTTTGCGGTTTTTCAAAATCGCATAAAAAAGGCAGGATAATTCATCTGGGAACATGGATTGGGTTCGACACCGAAGGACACAAACCGATTTACGAAGCTTTACTGGAAACATCGGGAGCAAGACTTCGGAAAGCATCGTCAGACAACGATTTCATAACGGTAAGGCAACGATTTACCGATGAAAATTCCGCGATGCTGTTTGTCGGAAATTATTATAATGAAGAGCAAACCGGAACAGTAACCTATACGCATCCAGGCAGCCATGAAACTATAACGATACCGTTTTCAGGCAAAGCAACTTTGTGGCCGGCTTTATATGCTGTTCTGACCCCAATATGCATGCAAATGGGAGAAGGACTGACGATACTTCACAGCACATCCGGTATCCTGGCGATTGAAACAAAGGAATCTATAACTGAAATCACAGTTTTCGGAGATCGCGACCTGGCAGGGGAAATCGTTTTTGAAGGCGAGAATTTGGCTCAGATCAATTCGATTACCATTGACGATGAACCGGTTAAAATGCTAAGCAGTGGGAAGCGGATTGTAGTTAATTATCCGCACAAGCACAGAGAAGAATTTGTCATCCGTCTTAATTTTTAA
- a CDS encoding Ig-like domain-containing protein produces MANGSRLIIFLFILFSALSCKKDNGDPTDPGTLQLIRVRAGNTTLSHTQSTSNIPVSSIFYIEFSSAVDTASARENIAIVNTESDQTIGATTSFSNENKTVMLTPNSALENSVTYKVAISSEIKGADKQTFPGIEYPFMTEVGTLTIQLVTLNGVNFNIAAEIKNIDFDAIELVITFSESLDLNNFQNHFSFYPGFGFNTVLSGDHKTITITNNANLDYYSKYTFNISPNLTALNGFKFAGFSKPFYTGLDPTPKFPPISDEDLLTLVQEQSFKYFWDFAHPVSGLARERNSSGNTVTIGGSGFGVMAILVGIERGFISRVEGVNRLNQIVDFLTAADRFHGVWPHWMNGNTGQTIAFSTKDNGGDLVETSFMAAGLLTIRQYLDPNAYFEGLLFNKINVLLNEIEWSWYTRGGQNVLYWHWSPNYGWDMNMQVRGYNEALITYFMAATSSTFPIEPSVYHQGWARSGNINNGKSFYGIPLPVGYDFGGPLFFAHYSFLGLNPTNLIDQYANYWTQNVNHTLINRQHCIENPYNHIGYDADSWGLTASDDPWGYLAHEPTPARDNGTITPTAALSSMPYTPEESMQAMQHFYSILGDKLWGEYGFYDAFNPGQGWWANSYLAIDQGPIIVMIENYRTGLCWDLFMSAPEVQAAMDKLGFSN; encoded by the coding sequence ATGGCAAACGGCTCCAGGCTAATCATCTTTCTATTTATACTTTTCTCTGCCTTATCCTGCAAAAAAGACAATGGCGACCCAACTGACCCGGGAACATTGCAATTAATAAGGGTAAGAGCGGGCAATACCACACTGTCACATACACAGAGCACTTCAAATATTCCTGTAAGCAGCATTTTTTATATTGAATTCAGCAGTGCTGTAGATACTGCATCGGCCAGAGAAAATATTGCAATTGTAAATACTGAAAGTGACCAAACAATAGGTGCCACAACTTCATTTTCAAATGAGAATAAAACGGTGATGCTAACTCCCAACAGCGCTCTTGAAAATTCTGTTACCTACAAAGTTGCAATTTCATCTGAGATAAAGGGTGCAGATAAGCAGACCTTCCCAGGAATTGAGTATCCTTTTATGACAGAGGTCGGAACGCTAACCATACAATTAGTTACACTAAATGGTGTAAACTTCAACATTGCAGCAGAAATAAAGAACATTGATTTTGATGCAATTGAATTGGTAATTACCTTTTCCGAAAGCCTTGATCTGAATAATTTTCAAAACCATTTTTCATTCTACCCCGGTTTTGGTTTCAATACAGTTCTTTCTGGTGATCACAAAACGATTACGATCACAAACAATGCAAACCTTGACTACTACTCAAAATACACATTCAATATTTCCCCGAATCTGACCGCTCTGAATGGATTTAAGTTCGCCGGCTTTTCAAAACCTTTTTACACAGGCCTTGATCCTACACCGAAATTTCCTCCTATCAGCGATGAGGATCTGCTCACGTTGGTCCAAGAACAATCATTTAAATATTTCTGGGACTTTGCTCACCCGGTTAGCGGACTGGCACGCGAGCGGAATTCATCGGGAAATACTGTAACCATTGGGGGAAGCGGTTTTGGAGTGATGGCAATTTTGGTCGGAATAGAACGTGGGTTTATTTCTCGTGTTGAAGGTGTAAACCGTCTCAATCAAATTGTAGATTTCTTAACAGCCGCCGACCGCTTCCATGGTGTTTGGCCACATTGGATGAATGGCAATACCGGGCAAACCATTGCTTTCAGCACAAAAGACAACGGCGGCGATCTGGTTGAAACCTCATTCATGGCCGCAGGCCTGTTAACAATTCGTCAGTATTTGGATCCCAATGCTTATTTTGAAGGCTTGCTCTTCAACAAGATCAATGTCTTACTCAATGAAATAGAATGGTCGTGGTACACCCGTGGCGGACAAAACGTATTGTACTGGCATTGGTCGCCAAACTATGGCTGGGATATGAACATGCAGGTGAGGGGATACAATGAAGCCCTCATTACTTATTTTATGGCCGCCACATCCTCAACTTTTCCGATTGAACCCTCAGTATATCACCAGGGTTGGGCACGTTCCGGAAATATCAACAACGGTAAAAGCTTTTATGGAATTCCTCTTCCGGTGGGCTATGACTTCGGTGGGCCACTTTTCTTTGCCCATTACTCGTTTCTTGGTCTGAACCCAACCAACCTGATTGATCAGTATGCCAACTACTGGACACAGAATGTGAACCATACACTCATCAACCGGCAGCATTGCATTGAAAATCCTTATAACCATATCGGCTATGATGCAGATTCCTGGGGTCTAACCGCAAGCGACGATCCCTGGGGTTACCTTGCACATGAACCAACTCCTGCAAGGGACAACGGTACCATTACCCCAACTGCTGCCCTGTCGTCAATGCCATACACCCCCGAAGAATCAATGCAGGCGATGCAACATTTCTATTCGATCCTTGGAGATAAATTATGGGGCGAATATGGCTTTTATGATGCCTTCAATCCGGGTCAGGGATGGTGGGCAAATTCATACCTGGCAATTGACCAGGGTCCCATCATTGTAATGATTGAAAACTACCGGACCGGCCTTTGCTGGGATCTGTTCATGTCAGCGCCTGAAGTGCAGGCTGCGATGGATAAGCTGGGGTTTTCAAATTAG
- a CDS encoding Tat pathway signal protein — protein MKKIFTLFLIALSVSACNQPNQVVFKSHGKIDYPLSQADELMLDSIQKKTFLFFVNEQHPEWGIVKDRSADWAPSSIASTGFGIPCFAIGVERNWIAREEAAQIVLYMLNFFYNSEQSTDALATGYKGFYYHFLTMDTGEREWDCELSSIDTGLLMMGIIFARNYFNADNKTEKQIRSLASKLIDRLEWNFLDMPAESQHPHTISMGWDPEEGLHSWGWTGYNEALFLYVLAAGTGMENVERSYNSWLSTYKWNTPYEGLSHVAFPPLFGHQFSQAFIDYRGLVDSYMKEKGIDYFENSRRATYVQQQYAIENPHGWVGYDSLCWGVTASDGPTEIHNFDDKEFLGYAGRGAAGPEYNYFDDGTIAPYASLSSLPFAPEIVLPTIHSMIEKHGDSIWGKYGFYDAFNPTAKWVNDDFIGIAQGPMLIMIENFRTGLVWDYVMKDPVIQDGLNKLGYEYMGK, from the coding sequence ATGAAGAAGATATTTACTTTGTTTTTAATCGCATTATCAGTGTCTGCCTGCAACCAACCAAATCAAGTAGTGTTTAAATCGCATGGGAAAATAGATTACCCATTATCACAGGCTGATGAACTCATGCTCGATTCTATACAGAAGAAAACATTTCTCTTCTTTGTGAATGAACAGCATCCTGAATGGGGTATTGTGAAAGACCGCTCTGCTGACTGGGCGCCATCAAGCATAGCTTCCACAGGATTTGGTATTCCATGTTTCGCAATTGGAGTAGAAAGAAATTGGATTGCACGGGAAGAAGCAGCGCAAATAGTGCTCTACATGCTAAATTTCTTTTACAATTCTGAGCAGAGCACTGACGCGCTGGCAACAGGCTACAAAGGATTTTATTATCACTTCCTAACGATGGACACCGGAGAACGTGAGTGGGATTGCGAACTTTCCTCGATTGATACCGGCTTGCTGATGATGGGGATCATATTTGCGCGTAATTATTTCAATGCAGACAATAAAACTGAAAAGCAAATTCGCTCACTTGCCAGTAAACTAATTGACCGACTGGAATGGAATTTCCTGGACATGCCAGCCGAAAGCCAGCATCCCCATACGATTTCAATGGGCTGGGATCCCGAAGAAGGTTTGCATAGCTGGGGTTGGACGGGGTATAATGAAGCGCTGTTCCTATATGTGCTGGCCGCCGGTACCGGAATGGAAAATGTTGAAAGAAGCTATAATTCATGGTTATCAACATACAAATGGAATACTCCTTATGAAGGCCTTTCGCATGTTGCTTTCCCTCCATTGTTCGGTCATCAGTTTTCGCAGGCATTTATTGATTACCGCGGCCTTGTTGATTCATACATGAAAGAAAAAGGCATTGACTATTTCGAAAATTCGCGCCGTGCAACCTATGTTCAGCAACAATACGCCATTGAAAACCCACATGGCTGGGTCGGTTATGATTCGCTTTGCTGGGGTGTAACTGCAAGTGATGGACCCACAGAGATTCATAATTTCGATGACAAAGAATTTTTAGGGTATGCAGGCAGGGGAGCTGCCGGACCTGAGTACAATTATTTTGATGATGGAACCATCGCTCCTTATGCATCGCTTTCATCCTTGCCGTTTGCACCCGAAATTGTTCTTCCAACCATTCATTCCATGATTGAGAAGCACGGCGACAGCATCTGGGGCAAATACGGATTCTACGATGCTTTCAATCCAACAGCCAAATGGGTGAATGATGATTTTATCGGCATCGCCCAGGGTCCTATGCTTATCATGATTGAAAATTTCAGAACCGGCCTGGTCTGGGATTATGTGATGAAAGATCCTGTTATCCAGGATGGATTGAATAAGCTGGGCTATGAATACATGGGCAAGTAA
- a CDS encoding discoidin domain-containing protein codes for MMKKFALSTLLFLMTTVGLAQIQTLDQFENKSGWDFIQSDGVDLNLSVDKGLSDNALRFDYDFTKGTGYGGIQKLFPIDLPENYEFTFYLKAESPANNFEVKFIDSSGDNVWWVNNRNYDFPEEWKKITIKKRHIGFAWGPTDDRDLKRIDRIEFTIASFVGGKGTIWIDDLKFKPLPPETATYPDPIVTASSSHRNHQPALILDDSKESSWLSRKRKNQFVHFDFRTQREFGGLQITWEKDLRAKSFEILVFDDNQSWEKVYSVRSNHGDVSFIRMPETEARYLKINLLDGATKNRFGIAEVNFLDIKSAMSANDFLRYTAQNSTAGDYPRYFLEQASYWTVTGVNNDMKEAMINEDGMVEVDKALFSIEPMIISGGKLYNWNNVQSNQSLNYFEDDGGLGFTPSVSWLYDDINFVTGISASGEANVDSRLNIAYSFTNTSGQTKDFEFYLLVRPFQVNPYYQFLNLEGGAGKIHSIRGPEKGRAITVDKKKLFSTIDYDHFGAFAFDAGNVVDFIRNGEIPYRTSATDPQGLAGGVMKYIMRLNPGERKEFFVVVPFYDPVPENHEISNEIIAEYFRQSTGFWRNRVDHIKFNLPESADRIVNAYKSNLAYILINRDKAGIQPGSRSYERSWIRDGSLTSSALLKSGIVEEVKDFINWYADHQYESGKVPCVVDFRGPDPVPEHDSHGQLIYLIREYFNFTKDTAFLRSKNENVLMAVEYIESLIAERSTDHFKFGNDSIRAYYGLVPESISHEGYSEKPMHSYWDNFFIMKGLKDAVEIQKILGEQEHYESIAKTRDTFRENLYNSFKLAMKTRNIDYLPGCVELGDFDATSTTIALTPCNELNNLPRPEVYNTFERYYKYFRTRRDGEIEWINYTPYETRLIGSYIILDQPERAHALIDFFLDDQRPQGWHHWAEVVWKDYRIPRFIGDMPHTWVGSDFINAIRSMFVYENEYDESLVLASALYQDWIDSPEGISVENLPTYYGEISFSIKKEKSRYHFSIYGDANLPANGIKIRNFNSLLMPEKITINGIETHDFNEREISVREFPAEVIVYY; via the coding sequence ATGATGAAGAAATTTGCACTCTCTACATTATTGTTTTTAATGACAACGGTCGGTTTGGCTCAGATCCAAACGCTTGATCAGTTTGAAAACAAATCCGGCTGGGATTTTATACAGTCCGATGGAGTTGATCTCAACCTCTCAGTAGACAAAGGATTAAGCGATAATGCACTCCGCTTTGATTATGATTTCACAAAAGGAACCGGCTACGGGGGCATCCAGAAATTGTTTCCGATTGACCTGCCCGAAAACTATGAGTTTACCTTTTATTTGAAAGCCGAATCGCCGGCAAACAATTTTGAGGTTAAATTTATTGATAGCAGCGGCGACAATGTCTGGTGGGTGAATAACCGCAATTATGATTTCCCGGAAGAATGGAAAAAAATCACAATTAAAAAAAGGCATATCGGATTTGCCTGGGGTCCCACCGATGACCGTGACTTAAAACGCATTGACCGGATTGAGTTTACAATTGCCTCTTTCGTTGGCGGCAAAGGCACAATCTGGATTGATGATCTCAAATTTAAGCCGCTTCCGCCCGAAACAGCTACTTATCCTGATCCCATTGTAACTGCCTCTTCATCGCATCGTAATCACCAACCCGCGCTTATCCTCGACGATTCAAAGGAATCTTCATGGCTGAGCCGTAAGCGTAAAAATCAGTTTGTGCATTTTGATTTTCGAACCCAGAGGGAATTTGGTGGCCTACAGATTACGTGGGAAAAGGATCTTCGCGCCAAAAGCTTTGAAATACTTGTTTTCGATGACAATCAATCCTGGGAGAAAGTTTACTCAGTCAGATCAAATCATGGAGATGTAAGCTTCATAAGAATGCCTGAAACCGAAGCCAGATATTTAAAGATTAATCTTTTAGATGGGGCTACAAAGAACAGGTTCGGGATTGCTGAAGTCAATTTTCTAGACATAAAAAGCGCTATGTCAGCCAATGATTTTCTCAGATACACTGCTCAGAATTCTACCGCAGGTGATTATCCGCGCTATTTTCTTGAGCAGGCTTCGTACTGGACTGTAACAGGCGTTAACAACGATATGAAAGAAGCCATGATCAATGAAGATGGAATGGTTGAGGTGGATAAAGCCCTGTTTTCAATTGAACCAATGATAATATCCGGTGGCAAACTCTATAACTGGAACAATGTACAATCAAACCAATCTTTGAATTATTTTGAAGATGATGGCGGGCTTGGTTTCACACCATCAGTAAGCTGGCTTTACGATGATATAAATTTTGTGACAGGGATTTCTGCCAGCGGAGAAGCCAATGTTGATTCCCGCCTGAATATTGCTTACTCATTCACCAACACTTCAGGCCAAACGAAGGATTTCGAGTTTTATTTGCTGGTACGGCCATTCCAGGTGAATCCTTATTACCAGTTTTTGAACCTCGAGGGCGGCGCTGGTAAAATTCATTCGATCCGTGGACCGGAAAAAGGTAGGGCAATTACCGTTGATAAGAAGAAACTGTTCTCTACCATAGATTATGATCATTTCGGGGCATTTGCTTTTGATGCTGGCAACGTAGTTGATTTTATCCGGAATGGCGAAATTCCTTACAGGACTTCTGCCACTGATCCGCAAGGGCTGGCAGGTGGAGTGATGAAATATATTATGAGACTGAATCCCGGCGAGCGCAAGGAATTCTTTGTAGTAGTCCCGTTTTATGATCCTGTTCCTGAGAACCACGAAATAAGCAACGAAATAATTGCAGAATATTTCAGACAATCTACCGGGTTCTGGAGAAATCGGGTGGACCACATTAAATTCAACCTGCCCGAATCGGCTGACAGGATTGTAAATGCCTATAAATCGAACCTTGCCTATATATTGATCAACCGCGATAAAGCCGGGATCCAACCCGGTTCGCGTTCGTACGAGAGAAGCTGGATACGTGATGGATCGCTTACTTCATCGGCGCTGTTAAAATCAGGAATTGTTGAAGAGGTGAAAGACTTCATCAACTGGTATGCCGATCACCAGTACGAAAGTGGCAAAGTTCCCTGTGTTGTGGATTTTCGCGGGCCCGATCCGGTTCCCGAGCACGATAGCCACGGCCAACTGATTTATCTGATCCGTGAATATTTCAACTTCACAAAGGACACAGCCTTTCTGCGATCAAAAAATGAAAACGTTTTAATGGCAGTAGAGTACATTGAATCGTTAATTGCCGAAAGATCAACCGACCATTTCAAATTCGGCAACGACAGCATCCGGGCTTATTACGGCCTGGTTCCGGAATCCATCAGTCATGAAGGCTATTCCGAAAAACCCATGCACTCCTATTGGGATAATTTTTTTATCATGAAAGGTTTAAAAGATGCGGTTGAAATCCAGAAGATTCTTGGCGAGCAAGAGCATTACGAAAGCATTGCAAAAACACGCGACACTTTCAGGGAAAACCTGTACAATTCCTTTAAATTGGCGATGAAAACCAGGAACATTGATTACCTCCCCGGTTGTGTTGAGCTTGGCGATTTTGATGCCACATCAACAACCATCGCCTTAACACCATGCAACGAACTGAATAATCTTCCCCGGCCGGAGGTTTATAATACCTTCGAAAGGTATTACAAGTATTTCAGGACCCGACGAGACGGTGAAATTGAATGGATCAATTACACCCCTTACGAGACGCGCCTGATAGGTTCTTACATCATTTTGGATCAACCGGAAAGGGCGCATGCATTAATTGATTTTTTCCTCGACGATCAGCGGCCTCAGGGTTGGCATCATTGGGCCGAAGTTGTTTGGAAAGATTACCGCATTCCGCGATTTATAGGCGATATGCCACATACCTGGGTCGGCAGCGACTTCATCAATGCCATCCGCTCAATGTTTGTTTATGAAAATGAGTACGATGAATCGCTTGTACTCGCGTCGGCGCTTTACCAGGATTGGATTGATTCACCTGAAGGAATTTCGGTTGAGAACCTTCCGACCTATTATGGTGAAATCTCATTTTCAATTAAGAAGGAAAAGTCGCGCTACCACTTCTCAATTTATGGTGATGCGAACCTTCCCGCCAATGGAATTAAAATCAGGAATTTCAACAGTTTGTTAATGCCTGAAAAAATCACCATCAATGGTATTGAGACCCATGATTTTAATGAAAGGGAGATTTCGGTAAGGGAATTTCCTGCAGAAGTAATTGTTTATTATTAA